One Pirellulales bacterium genomic window, AACCGACGCAGGGCGTGTTGAAACCGAAACGCTCGTGATCGCAGCCGGAATCTGGTCGCCCATCGTGGGGCGCATGGCCGGCGTGTCAATTCCGCTGGTCCCGATGGAACATCAATACGTCGAAACGGCCGCTGTGCCAGGCCTCCGCGGCCAGCGACTGCCGAACCTGCGCGACCCCGATAATCTGGTCTATCTACGGCAGAAGGACGATGCGCTGATCGTCGGTGGCTACGAGCGAAATCCACGCGCCTTTCGCGCGGCGATTCCGCGAAACGATAACCCAACCGTGCAGGCATTCGATCCGTCGCAGTTCGCGGGCCTCCTGACGGCGGCCGTGCGGCGCGTGCCTGAGGTCGGCCGACTGGCGCCCACGCGGCAGGTTTGCGGCTTGGAATCGTTCACGCCCGATGGCGCTTTTCTGTTGGGGCCGACGCCCGAAGTGCGCGGCGTCTGGAGCGCCTGCGGATTCTGCGCTCATGGCGTGTCAGGCGGCGGCGGGGTGGGCAAACTGATTGCCGAGTGGATCGTGTCGGGCCGGCCGACCATTGATCCGACGCATATGGCGATCAGGCGCTTCGCGGGGCAGCAATGGGACGAGGCGACGGTCGCGCGCCGCGCGTGCGAAACCTACGCCACGTATTACGACATAACGGACGCGACCTAGCCCTGTACGCTGCCGGCGAACGCGTCGATTTTCTCGCGGTCACCGCATTCCCATCACCCCCGTCGCTGTCAGCATCCCCGATGGAGTCGTCTTCGTCCACCAATAGTTCTGGAATAACGCTCGTCACCGGCGCCACGGGGCTGCTGGGCAACAACGTCGTGCGGTTGTTGCTCGATCGTGGCCAGCGGGTGCGCGTTTTGTCGCGCCGAGTGGACCAAGGTCCAGAACTCGCCGGGCTGGACGTTGAAGCGGCCGGCGGCGACATTCGCGACGAAGCAGCCGTGCGTCAGGCATGCCGGGGCGTGGCGGCGGTTATTCATTGTGCCGCGCACGTGCGCATCGGCTGGACCGAGCGTGCCCTCTTCGACGCCATCAACGTCGACGGCACGCGGCATGTGGCGCGCGCCTGCTGCGACGAGGGAATCCGCC contains:
- a CDS encoding FAD-dependent oxidoreductase encodes the protein MQSRAEIVIVGGGIAGASIALHLARLGRRDVLVLEQGELVSGTTSHAPGLIGQLRASASLTRLLTESVALYRGLELDGTPGFLEVGSLRIASSNERMAELQRQKAFADKCGLEAHLLSAAETRDRFPLMDPSGVVGAIFMPTDGSANAPVLAGAMIRDARALGVNFQTRTRVTGVEVAGGAVRAIETDAGRVETETLVIAAGIWSPIVGRMAGVSIPLVPMEHQYVETAAVPGLRGQRLPNLRDPDNLVYLRQKDDALIVGGYERNPRAFRAAIPRNDNPTVQAFDPSQFAGLLTAAVRRVPEVGRLAPTRQVCGLESFTPDGAFLLGPTPEVRGVWSACGFCAHGVSGGGGVGKLIAEWIVSGRPTIDPTHMAIRRFAGQQWDEATVARRACETYATYYDITDAT